The Molothrus ater isolate BHLD 08-10-18 breed brown headed cowbird chromosome 21, BPBGC_Mater_1.1, whole genome shotgun sequence nucleotide sequence ctgTGGGCCCCTGCATCCTTCTACAACACCCACGGcctctcctgcatccctccaccacctccatggccacagcatccccatccctccaTTGCCCCAGGGTTCCTGCATCCCATGGGGACCACGCAGGGATGCGCAGCCACACCTTGGGGCTTGGTGGGGTCAGTTTGTGAGTGGGAGTAGAGGGACCTGGGCTCAGTCAGGGATCGCCTGAGGGACAGTCCTTTGACACCCAGAGCACCTCACCTCTGCCCCAGGTGAAGCCACCAGCATCTCCCAAATGGATCATCCCACTCCCCAGAGCTTGCATCCACTTGTGGACCTAcggaaagaggagaaaaggctACAGGAAGTAACAGGGATGGAATAATAATTCTTCCTGTGCTCCAAGGTCCttcagtgccagggctgggatagTGCAGCCCCCACAGgtgagctgtgccccagggggAGGCTGACAAAGTCCCCCACCAGCCTGGAGAGAGCCCTCACCATCACCCATGGGCAAAGTACCACCATTCCCCTGCCCTGGGTTCTTGACTTTGTGACCTGTGTCTCTAGACAAGGACAGGATTTCAGAGCAGCTTGAAGGAGTTTGAAAGCTTCTGGGCTAATCTTTGTCACTGTTTATACCCCAGGGTGAAGACTCAGGAGCCCCATAACAGCCTTTTCTACATGTTTTACCTTTGAATAATTTTAAGTTTCTATTTCTACCCTGCGTGCACCAAAACAAACCTCATACCCCAGGTCGAGTGAGGCAAAAGTGGTAAAGAATGGCTTTTTTCCAGGAATAATAAAGGAAGCTTGGGAGGGGTCAGCTAATAAACACTTAAACTGCATGAACTGCAATAGCAGAGAGCTCTGTGATTTGCCAGAGAAGCGAAAACCAGTGGACAGAAGCAGAAAACCGAAACCAGAAAACAGAAGCTGGGCCCAGAGGTCTGCAAGGGCGACTGGCTTGGGATGGCCGCGCAGAGCTCCAGGGGAGGCAGCCGGTGACTCAAAGCAGGAGCCCTGTGGGCGGGGTGACGGTGacgggcaggagctgcccccctGGTCCGGGACCCTTCCCGGCATTCCGGGGGAAGCGGCATCCCAGCTgacaaagcagctctgtgggcacCCACTGGTGACATaaccacctcctcctcctcacattcagttgtgctttttttcctcaccgACCGTCTCAGAGCTTCCAGGTGaaagacagagctgcaggtccCATCGCAGCCACCACActtccccacatccccctgtgccccatgcACATAATCAGCCTCATGGTTTGTgccttgcaggcagcagctggtgagCAGAAGGTGCGAAGTTCCCATGAGCAAAGCTGTCACCTGCTGGTGACAGGGTGATGTCAGCCACAGGGTGCctttctgcagccacagcctttGTCACTGCTCCATTCGGTGCTGGCGTTTGTCACACTCGAATGTGACTTGCAAGAACAGAGGAACATAAAACTCCCACTGTTGGTTTCTGAATGAATTATTTCCATGGCAAAAAGccataatttgggttttttccatcaGCAATTCAGCCACAAGCTGGAGCCACTTCTTGTTCTGTGCTAAGCTGATCAGACTTACCAAGGGAACAAAGAGCTGATCCTGCCAGACTTGCTTCTGGCAAAATCCACCACCTTCCCTGATATCCTTGTCAGGACTTTTGGAGACTTTGCTCCCTCTAAAAGCACATCCTTGGCCTCTCTGGTGAGGTCTCTGCCAAGAAGAGGATGTGCCACAACCGGCAGCACTAGGGATGTAATGCAGGACCAGACCAtgagggaaaggagggatgcAAAACAAACCCTCCCCATGGAATAAGCATGGGAAGGAGCAGACCAGTCTAAGGAACCTCCAAGCTTCTCCTTTCAGTCCCTGCCAGGGACAAGCCAGCTGGTGAAGGACAGTGCCTCTATTGCTCTCATGTGCAGCTCCAGGGTAGCCAAGCAGAGGGTTTAGAGTTCTGGGAGAGAAAATCCAGGCTCAGGAACACAACCAGAGGCCTGAGTAgcctctctgcagtgcaggggTCTTTAACTGCATGCCCAGAATGTGACAGGGGATCAGAAAGCCCAGGTCAGCCCTCTTCCTGCTCCCCAAGGAGCTGCCCTGAGTTGTTGGCCTGCTGAGACTTGGTCTCTCCCACGTCAGGCTGGTTGTCCCCCACTTTCATCTCACCTCTTTAGCCAGGAAATCCATCTTCTACCCAATGCATCTCTTGGACGCAGTGGCTGAGGCTGGCAAAATGTCTCAGGAGTGACAAACCCCTTCTGCTAGTGaactccctgctcccaggtgaAATCTTGCCCTTTGGGATGCCTGTGACTGCTAAGGGCAAAGTGATAAAGGGTGGATTAGTGAAACAGCAGTGAGAGAGGCTGAGAATGGGGTCAACACTGTACTTGGAGGGTTGTGATCTATTGCACAAAGTCCAGCTAGAGGCCagtcagcagcagggaaagccagGGATCAATACTGGGTAGTCCTTAATATGTTTATGTCCTGGCTGATGGGACAAAGGTAACCCTCAGCAAGATGGCAGGTGACACAAGGTTGCGAGGGTAGCTTGTCACTTGAGAGGGACATGCTGccatcatagaatcatggaatgtaTTGGGATCAAAGAGACCTTAAAACCCATGCAGGTCTGTcccttctgccatgggcagggacactttccactatcccaggctgctccaaggcctgtccaacctggccttggacacttccagggagggggcagccacCGCTTCTCCCTGGAAGCAAGCTGCTCCAGGGTCTCACtaccctcacagagaagaatttcttgctAATATTtaatctcccttttttttttagtttaaagctGTTCCCTCTTGTCTTATCACTTTTGGCCTGTGTGAAATCCATGGAGACCTCATCAAGATGGAGAACCTCATGAAGCTCAAAGAAGTGCAAAGTCCTGACCCTGTGAAGGAACATCCCCAGGCATGAGTATATGGCAGTGCTGACCAGCTGGAAAGCAGTTTGGCACAGAAGgacctggggctcctggtgggcaccaggctggacatgagcagCAAATATTCCCTTGCCACCAAAATTCCATCAGGCTCCTGGGCTGCATGAGGAGGAACATTGACAGCAGGTTGAAGGAGGGGACACTTCCCCTCTACTAAGCATTGGTGAGTCTGTTCCTCAAGTGCTGGGTCCAGTTCTGGACTCCCCAGGATTAGAGATGTATGGACATACTGAGACAGTCCAGCAAAGGGCCATAGAGATGATGAAGAGATAGTAGCATTTCTCCAGGGAGGAGATGCTGTTACAGTTCAGGATGGAGAGGGCTCAGAGGATTCTTACCAATGTAGGTGGAGCAAAGTAGATGCAGCCTAATTCTCAGTGGTGGCCActaacaggacaagaggcagcaAGAAATTCTAATTAAACACCAGATAAAACTTTATTGCACTCTGAAGCAGGCtgtccagagaggctgtggagtctcaCAGCCCACCGGACATGGTTCTGGGCAGCATCTCCAGGGACTGGGCTGGATGAATTCCAGCCTCAGCTCAGCGCCAGCCCTACGGGTGTGGGGAGGCCAGGCTGAGTGCTTTGGGTggcacagagccctcagtgcagctacccctgagctctgggacagcagctcagcagtctCTGGCAAACATCCAGCACACAACGGCACGAGAGCActtctgtgctgcctgctggggttttttccagaGCTGCGTAATCCTAGGCAAACACTGTCTTTCCCTACACAGCCTCATAGGGAAACCACCCTCTGGAGTCCAGTGGGACCATTCTTCTTTTTGTGGCCAGGTCACTTGGCACATTTTAGTTTCCTTTTCATTtgaataaagcaaaaatgaatGCTGAGTCACTTGGCATTGTGAGGGACCATATTCCATTCTACCTCGCTTTTTTCTGTTCCCTCTGATTCCCTTCAGCTGTTTCACTTTCATGTTATCCTTTGTCATCATCTTGGAATTTCCATTtaggctgctcccagctgtctCCAGGACTCCCTTTTAAAAGAGGGATGAATCCAGCTTTTGCACACTGAGCTGCATCTTTCAGAgcttctgctcctgccctgacAGCCCTCACCCGACGGAAAGATGAAGGTCCCTGCAGCTGGATTGGCTCTTCTCCTCATTTCAGCCTCCTTCTCCCAAACTTTCTCTGGACCAGGTGAGTCCTGCTTTTTCATTTATGAAGGGAGAACAGATATGAACCTTCCATATTATTTCTCCATTGAGCTCCCATGACAGATAAGTGggaatttttcagcatttttgccATTCTTCACTCTGCCCAGAGATCAACTGCATGTAGGAACCCTGGAATCAGAAaatcatccatccatccatccatccatccatccatccatccatccatccatccatccatccatcctccatgcatccatccacccacccatccatccaacctggGCTCAAAGTACTTATTCCTGGTTAGAATTGAGAGATTTCCgcctctgccctggggctggaggagttGTGGAAGTGAAGCTCTGAGCAATGGCAGAGTGACAATCTCACAGCACCTTGATACTGCTCAGGGCATTGGACCAGATGATCCCCAATGTCCATTTCAACCTTAATTATTCTCTAATTTCTCACTAGCTTCCCTGCCGGCACAGGTCCCAGAGCTTACATGGTCTTTCTTTGCCTCTTCTAGCTGGACTCGAGATCCCAATCTGCTGTTTCACATACAGCCAGCACAGGCTCCCATGGAAGCTCATCCAGCACCAttacagcaccagcagcagctgcccccagccaggcATCGTGTGAGTGCCAGcatgggacagggcagggacagcactgggggGGTGGGTGAGTGaccagctctgcactgcaagGGGGCTGTaggaacagagcagggagaggggaataCCAAGGAGAAAGGGCTCTCACAGGGATTGCTGGGGATGCTCGTGGGGGGATTCCTAgggatgctcctgcaggagTGGAGGAAGCAGTGtgggggaagggatgggagtGGAGAGCatcacagccagctgctgccttcagcatcAGCACAGGGGAAAACTTCttgcagtgctcagagctgggatccAGGCTCTCCTGGGAAGCAGGTGTGAGCGGAGATCTAACAGGTCCCATCCCTGTTCCACAGGTTTGTTACAAAGGAAGGCCGCCAGGTCTGTGCCAATCCTGAAAACACCTGGGTCCAAAGCTACCTGAGAATTTTGGAGCATAACTGAGCGAAGCAGTGTGGCAAGAGTGGCTACTGTCATGGACAAGTCACGTTATCCTGAGCTCCAGCCATGGAGCAGAACCCTGGGACAAGAGGAGCCACAGGAGCACCTGCAGATGTTCCCAAGGGACTGCTGGAAGGGCACCTTGTGTTCGGGGCTGCTGCTCATCCTTGGCTCGCACAGACTGGGCTTCAGCCTCACCCTCTGCCCCAAACCCAGGCCCATGGGACTGCACCTTGGCTGTTGTATGATTTGAAGTTACTTAAGAAATCATCATATGGGGCAgtcagtcctttttttttctgtggataattatattatttataggGGGGTGACAGGGAGGGTATTTCTAGGAGGATGACCCAATGTTGGATGATGGGAAACCCTGGTTTATACATGTCAACTCTTGATTCTGGAGAATAAAGAATTTGGAGAAAAcctttgctttttcccttttatgtGCCTCTGTGTGGTGTtcaccagcacacacaga carries:
- the LOC118694173 gene encoding C-C motif chemokine 4 homolog; translation: MKVPAAGLALLLISASFSQTFSGPAGLEIPICCFTYSQHRLPWKLIQHHYSTSSSCPQPGIVFVTKEGRQVCANPENTWVQSYLRILEHN